The genomic stretch TGTTTTTTTGTTATGACCATGAATAGCATTGCCAATAATCATTGAGCACTGGTTGTAACATTTTGTTCTGCAGCCTTGCATTATTAGACTCCATGTACTCTCGATATTATCTCTTCTGGCTAGAATTATTTTTTAGGAAATGATGCATTGAGAGTCTGTTTCTTTTAAGAAAATATTTCAGTAACTTGCTACATTTTTGCTTAAAATATTTCAGTAACTTGCtacattttttattttgttttgtgTTTTACATTTGACAAAGTATCATTCTGTTTGCCTTCATGGCATTCTTATTTCATAACATTGTGTATGCACTTGATTATTTTCATTTTACATTTGCCATAAACAACGTGCCTTCTTTTTGTGCTATTCGTTTGGCATCAGTGAAGTATTTTTGATCCTACCTTAGAAACTATTTGAACATGTGTCTGCTGCTGCTCTCCAGTGTTCCACTCTATTATCATGTGAAGTTTGCTATCCTTGTGTGGCTCCAGTTCCCTTCAAACAGTGTAAGTTTCCCTTGTCCCTTCCATCCCTTCGTCTAAATTTCATATACTGTTCAACTTTACCATTTTACCACTCTGTGATATGGCTTTAGTTCAAATCAGTGGCGGAGGGTGAACTAGaacccggggggggggggggggggcaattTACGTGAACAAATAGTCAAAGTGTACTAAAAAGAGCTTTAGAATTGCTAAGACTAGGAATATATGAAACTAATGTGAAGAGAGAAAGGTGCACTTTGATCCTTATTACATGCATGGTAACATGCAGATGCTTTGGTAAAGTACATGCATGTATTGAAAAAATTCACACagcaaggggggggggggggggagcccAGTTTGGCTGCCACTAGGCTCCGCCACTGGTTCAAATGCATGATATTAGTGACACTTGTTCTTTGAATTTCCCATTTTCTACTTCCATGAGCTCTGTTGCTCTGACCCATAAACCAGTCCAGTTCTCGTGTAGTGGGAGTTTGTCAAGAACTTTCCATCAGCTTTAATTATAGTTTCCTTTCTGTTGCTTATGAAGTACATACTCTTGGCTTCTTTTAAACATCATATCCATGTTTTCTTGTGACAAGACACATGCTGCCTTTTGGACAAAAAATTTAACTATTATGTTCTTGCTGTACCTTTGATAAATGTTTTGATTGAATTCGTGTCCTTTGCTTTCAGGGATCAAAGCATGTATACAAAAGACACCTGCGCCCATTTTTCCTGAAACATCAAGCAAAAATTGATAGGTTTCTGAATATTCTGTCAAAGGAACTTGTAAGTGTGTTCACTGTGCATCTCATAGACATTGTAGTTCATGGATATATACTGATGAAAGTAATATTGTACAAAACCAGACGAAGTTTGTGAGCAGCCATGAAGATGAAATTCGTTTTATAGAGAACATGGCCATCAGAGGCACTACAACAGGTATACAACTGGGAACACCCTGTATAATACAGTACAACAAACTAAAACATCATGCATGCACAGACAATAGACTAACTGCAGAATTAAGGCAAACACCTCATACCCCTTGGGTTGGGTGGCTTTGATTATATAGTCAATAATGACTTGAGTTAAAAGTAAGCAATATACAATTAACCCCCTAGATATACATATATCTAACACTCCCCCGCAGTCGAAGCGGGAGATTCACGGACGCACAGACTGGACCTAAAATCACTGAACAACTGTACAGGAAGACCCTTAGTCATGATGTCAGCGAACTGATGAGACGACGGTACATGGAGGACCCGTATTTCGCCAAGAGCCACCTTCTCTCGGACGAAGTGAATGTCAATCTCAATATGTTTGGTCCGGCGATGATGAACAGGGTTAGCTGTCATATATACAGCGCTAACGTTGTCACAGAAGACAACTGTAGCCGACTGTAGAGGCAGATGGAGCTCCTGAAGAAGTTGGCGCAGCCAACAGCACTCGGCGACTGCATGAGCAACCGCTcggtactccgcttcggcactAGAGCGGGAGACAGTGGTCTGCCGTTTGGAAGACCAAGACACCAGCGTGTCACCGAGGAAGACACAGTAGCCTGACGTGGAGCGCCGGGAGTCAGGACAGCCAGCCCAGTCCGCATCAGAGTACGCCGTGAGAGAGCGAACAGGACCAGTGCCAATATGCAGACCTTGCGTAAGGGTGCCCCCTCCAGAACCTGAGTTCCCCGCACGCTGCTGAGGAGGGGCAGCGGGAGAACCAGAGTTGGAGGAGCGGCAGGATGCATTGGTGCAGGTAGACGACGACGGAGGGCCTGCAAGCAGAGCAGTACCAGTCTGCACCTTGGACTCGTTGGCGAGGCGAAGCTCCTTGAGGACGAGCATGTTGCGAGCAGCAGCAAAGGACGGCAGCACGTCCTTGTTTACAATGTCGTCGGCAGTGCTGGAGTAGCGTGGGTTGAGACCACGCAGAAGGTTCAGCACGAGCTGGGAGTCGAGGATGGTGTGGCCGACGTCACGGAGGGAATCAGCGGTCTGCTTCATGCGTTGACAGAACTGGTCGATGGAGAGGTCGCCCTGTGTCATTGAATGGAACTCTTCTGCAAGGAAGACAGCACGTGGCGCCTTGTTGGCCTGGAACAGATCCGCGATCGCGACCCATAGGTCACGAGTCGTCTGCTCGGGAGCCATGGCGAGGTCGAGGACGTCGTCAGCGACAGATCCGTAGATCCATCCACGAACAGCGCAGTCTGCAGCAACCCACGATGCATCGGTGGGAGCAGGTGCCAGAGAGCCGTCAACGTGGCCGCCGAGGTAGAACTTGCCGCAGAGGGAGGTGAAGAAGGCAGCCCACTTGTTGTAGTTGGGGTGAGCCAACTCCAACGTGATGGGAACATGGTGCTTCACGTTGACGGCGGCGTAGGGGGGCGCGATGATGGGGGCGCCTTCACCAGATCCGAGAGAGGAGGAGAGGTCGGCACCCTGGGTGCCGGAGGTTGCAGCAGAGGTTGCAGAAGAGGTAGACATGGTGGGAGGTGGAGCGGCGGCCTGAGAGAGACGGCGGCTGGGGGAAAAAAAACGGCGGCCTGAGGGAGGCGGCGGCTGGTGGAGCAGCGGCGCCCTAGGGCAcggcggcggtggaggtggcCAGGGGGTTAGGGCAGCGGAAGGGTAGGGATCGGGAGGGTATAAACCCTAGTAGCTTGATACCATGCAGAATTAAGGCAAACACCTCATACCCCTTGGGTTGGGTGGCTTTGATTATATAGTCAATAATGACTTGAGTTACAAGTAAGCAATATACAATTAACCCCCTAGATATACATATATCGAACACTAACTGCTCAGAAAACGAAGTAAAATAATTTCTAAAGTTGGGTTTAGACCATAAATAATAAAGATCTAGTCACAGTTTGGATCACAACATGTTAAGATTGATTTTTTCTGTGGCTCAAATGCTTGCATGGTGTTCTGTTATTTTTGCCTGTGCCCTCAACATGACTTTATATGCACATTCTCTGCACATAGCATTTCTCATCCTATCCCCTCTGCCTCCTAGTCCCTATCGTGCTTTGTGACTTCAGAATATCTAGATTTGAAGGAAAATCAGTTTATGCTGCTTTTGTTTGTGACAGCAAACTACATTGTAAATGGCCTCGACCAACCTGAAGAAACACAAGCGGCTAATAGAATTGAAGGTCCAAATACAACTGTGACGGAAGAAACTGGTGTGTCAGGAACTGAAACTTAAGCTGAACTTTCTATCTCTGCTCATGATCTCGATGCAGCAAATACGATCTGGTTGGATATGCTTCAAAATCGTTCGTTGAGGTCACCCAGCTTGTCTGGATTGTGAATACGACTGTTCCTGAAAGGCCAAATCTAGAGATAATGTTTTAGCTTTAGGTAGATATCCATATAGCAACTAAAATGGGTGCTGGACAAATTTGTAGCACCCGTTGTGTTGTCACCTTTCACGTTTGAGCAATTTGAATCCTGCGATGAACAATCTTTATAAAGCATGAGTTCGTTGTGGTTAGCATGCTTTGGAACATCTACTTGTGCATGCTTGATCGTGTACATCAGTGGTGCATCACAATTCATCCTTCAAATTTGGTGGCTTCTTTCCTCGTTAGAATGATGAAGAATGATGTAATGATAGATCAACTTGttccatttttcaaaccaaacaaAACCTACCTCTGTTGGGAAGGCGGCTGCCTCGAACATCCGTTTGCCCTTCTCTTATGGAAGCAATGGAAGCAAAATCCAGGGCTGGAAAATCCCTCACTAAGAACTAAGATGGTAATTACGGATTACCCACCTAGGGAAAAGTTTGGAACCCCGATGGATTGAAGTTTCTAAATTAGGCCTTAGGGAAGGTGGCTTCCCTTGCATATACAACATGCTGAATCATCTCATAGTTTTCCTACCAACTAAAAAAAAGACATATTGCAATAAATAGCAATGTCTTATTTTGTGGCACTACTTTAGCAATACTTTTCATTGAACgaaaaatatttttctctcataacattTTAGCATAAGCAACGATGTTTTCCTTTTGTTTGGTTTTAAGTTATCTTGAGTCAAGCTATTTTAGATTGTACTAGGTTATAGAGAAAAGTATCAGCATTATTatcaaaaaaaggaaaatattaacatttaccatatttttttttaaaaaaaatacaaaatatatttttcatatgTACTCTTTCTATCCCAAATTAACTATTATTTATTGGTTTCCGTACCACAAATTTGACTCTGTTTGT from Sorghum bicolor cultivar BTx623 chromosome 3, Sorghum_bicolor_NCBIv3, whole genome shotgun sequence encodes the following:
- the LOC8057775 gene encoding HVA22-like protein k, translating into MALLAPAISGEVGLRLLLAPLSSNVVIRTASCAVGIGLPMYSTFRAIEKKDEKEKERLLLYWAAYGSFSIAEVFADKLLSSVPLYYHVKFAILVWLQFPSNSGSKHVYKRHLRPFFLKHQAKIDRFLNILSKELTKFVSSHEDEIRFIENMAIRGTTTANYIVNGLDQPEETQAANRIEGPNTTVTEETGVSGTET